The Drosophila biarmipes strain raj3 chromosome 2L, RU_DBia_V1.1, whole genome shotgun sequence genome has a window encoding:
- the LOC122818843 gene encoding uncharacterized protein LOC122818843 isoform X1 — protein sequence MLSKIQVVVVLYALIIPQNVNMTAIYIELKDYTDSQEVQIKLPNKDTLSITFNLQMFRPSETLNVNNLTLLTTAPNSETFTPAIDSIMTTEAPILQSNTEIFNNTKVAIEEIATEGPLIKTQDTLFTRHPTPPEDLEDSGEVEGSGSGYGVYDPQIQDDNAMLSTSSTASTPVAPTTTTTTSSLEVRTTSTESVSMTHHPNQEILNKSEVLKIDAPPNRVLTPPEDLEWSEEDEYSGNHQGSGDHHGSGDHHHHGSGDHHGHDHHGSGHHQGSGDGIFHEPIEDAANTNAHVITKRSTTSETQREDFYFQSNDFYSILHKKLKIIRQYLNKAN from the exons ATGCTGTCGAAAATACAAGTTGTTGTGGTTCTCTACGCTCTTATAATACCACAAAATGTTAATATGACTGCTATTTATATAGAACTAAAGGACTATACTGATAGTCAAGaagtgcaaataaaattaCCAAATAAAGATACATTGAGCATTACGTTTAATTTACAAATGTTTAGGCCAAGTGAAACTTTAAATGTGAATAATTTAACGTTATTAACAACAGCCCCAAATTCCGAAACTTTTACACCAGCAATTGATTCAATAATGACAACAGAGGCACCAATACTACAATCAAATACGGAG atatttaataatactaaaGTAGCAATAGAAGAAATAGCAACTGAAGGACCACTGATAAAAACTCAAGATACTCTATTTACAAGACATCCGACGCCCCCCGAG gACCTTGAAGACAGTGGAGAAGTTGAAGGTAGTGGCAGTGGTTATGGTGTATACGATCCACAAATTCAAG atGATAACGCCATGTTATCGACCTCAAGCACAGCTTCAACGCCAGTTgcgccaacaacaactacaacgaCCAGTTCTTTGGAAGTCCGAACCACTTCAACGGAAAGCGTTTCGATGACTCATCATCCTAATCAGGAG attttaaacaaaagtgaagttttaaaaatagatgCTCCACCGAACAGAGTTTTAACGCCCCCTGAG gaCCTCGAATGGAGTGAAGAAGATGAGTACAGTGGAAATCATCAAGGTAGCGGCGATCACCACGGAAGTGGAGATCACCATCACCATGGAAGTGGGGACCATCATGGTCATGATCATCATGGTAGTGGCCATCATCAAGGCAGTGGTGATGGCATTTTCCACGAACCAATTGAAG ATGCCGCAAATACCAATGCTCACGTTATTACCAAACGCAGCACAACTTCCGAGACCCAAAGAGAAGATTTCTATTTTCAAAGCAATGATTTTTACAGTATTTTACataaaaagctaaaaattATTCGTCAATACTTAAACAaggcaaattaa
- the LOC122818843 gene encoding uncharacterized protein LOC122818843 isoform X2, which translates to MLSKIQVVVVLYALIIPQNVNMTAIYIELKDYTDSQEVQIKLPNKDTLSITFNLQMFRPSETLNVNNLTLLTTAPNSETFTPAIDSIMTTEAPILQSNTEIFNNTKVAIEEIATEGPLIKTQDTLFTRHPTPPEDLEDSGEVEGSGSGYGVYDPQIQASTPVAPTTTTTTSSLEVRTTSTESVSMTHHPNQEILNKSEVLKIDAPPNRVLTPPEDLEWSEEDEYSGNHQGSGDHHGSGDHHHHGSGDHHGHDHHGSGHHQGSGDGIFHEPIEDAANTNAHVITKRSTTSETQREDFYFQSNDFYSILHKKLKIIRQYLNKAN; encoded by the exons ATGCTGTCGAAAATACAAGTTGTTGTGGTTCTCTACGCTCTTATAATACCACAAAATGTTAATATGACTGCTATTTATATAGAACTAAAGGACTATACTGATAGTCAAGaagtgcaaataaaattaCCAAATAAAGATACATTGAGCATTACGTTTAATTTACAAATGTTTAGGCCAAGTGAAACTTTAAATGTGAATAATTTAACGTTATTAACAACAGCCCCAAATTCCGAAACTTTTACACCAGCAATTGATTCAATAATGACAACAGAGGCACCAATACTACAATCAAATACGGAG atatttaataatactaaaGTAGCAATAGAAGAAATAGCAACTGAAGGACCACTGATAAAAACTCAAGATACTCTATTTACAAGACATCCGACGCCCCCCGAG gACCTTGAAGACAGTGGAGAAGTTGAAGGTAGTGGCAGTGGTTATGGTGTATACGATCCACAAATTCAAG CTTCAACGCCAGTTgcgccaacaacaactacaacgaCCAGTTCTTTGGAAGTCCGAACCACTTCAACGGAAAGCGTTTCGATGACTCATCATCCTAATCAGGAG attttaaacaaaagtgaagttttaaaaatagatgCTCCACCGAACAGAGTTTTAACGCCCCCTGAG gaCCTCGAATGGAGTGAAGAAGATGAGTACAGTGGAAATCATCAAGGTAGCGGCGATCACCACGGAAGTGGAGATCACCATCACCATGGAAGTGGGGACCATCATGGTCATGATCATCATGGTAGTGGCCATCATCAAGGCAGTGGTGATGGCATTTTCCACGAACCAATTGAAG ATGCCGCAAATACCAATGCTCACGTTATTACCAAACGCAGCACAACTTCCGAGACCCAAAGAGAAGATTTCTATTTTCAAAGCAATGATTTTTACAGTATTTTACataaaaagctaaaaattATTCGTCAATACTTAAACAaggcaaattaa
- the LOC108032338 gene encoding uncharacterized protein LOC108032338 — protein sequence MMPEKWTAVLLLLQLLGNLETGEAIWFPWYFQRYGLAPHSTRHGGGHKNKTDATCPPGYEPKSSAAGLTGALGGCERVAGSKQPGKRLCDDNPVLMQLARLYVVSPERIVLLLAQPSLTDSCAEITEVLANIRKSMRNCILTPDNIYGRLTDGLSYFQSEVCEGGDGSNRKRCTGLQESHNCLRELRTDMIECEAPADWYERRNASKVCHIFNDVLDCYYTRAALLCGVEVAKQLRSFAGDSMGRAMVHRCEVNKRLPRVDNAMPISANSGVGKGLSWFNLFNFLHILFWFSGLEYIFRL from the coding sequence ATGATGCCGGAAAAGTGGACGGCTGTGCTGCtattgctgcagctgctcggAAATTTGGAGACGGGCGAGGCGATATGGTTTCCCTGGTACTTCCAGCGGTATGGATTGGCCCCGCACTCGACGCGTCATGGCGGAGGTCACAAGAACAAGACTGACGCGACCTGTCCACCTGGCTACGAGCCGAAGTCCTCGGCGGCAGGACTAACCGGAGCATTGGGCGGCTGTGAACGGGTGGCGGGTTCGAAACAACCAGGAAAACGACTTTGCGATGACAATCCCGTCCTAATGCAGCTGGCCCGTCTCTATGTGGTCAGTCCCGAGCGGATTGTCCTGCTGCTGGCCCAGCCCTCGCTCACCGATTCCTGCGCAGAGATCACCGAGGTGCTGGCCAACATCAGGAAGTCCATGCGCAACTGCATCCTGACACCGGACAATATCTATGGTAGATTGACGGACGGTCTCAGCTACTTCCAGTCGGAGGTCTGTGAGGGAGGCGATGGCAGCAACCGGAAGAGATGCACGGGACTCCAGGAGTCGCACAACTGCCTGCGGGAACTGCGTACGGACATGATCGAGTGCGAGGCTCCGGCGGATTGGTACGAGCGGAGGAATGCCTCCAAGGTGTGCCACATCTTCAACGACGTCCTGGACTGCTATTACACGAGGGCTGCCCTGCTGTGCGGCGTGGAGGTCGCCAAGCAGCTGAGATCCTTCGCCGGGGACAGCATGGGCCGGGCCATGGTCCACAGGTGCGAGGTCAACAAGAGGTTGCCCCGCGTGGACAATGCCATGCCCATCAGCGCAAACAGCGGGGTGGGCAAGGGGCTCTCGtggtttaatttatttaattttttgcacattttattttggttttcaggccttgaatatatttttcggTTATAA